The Spirosoma radiotolerans genome has a window encoding:
- a CDS encoding GNAT family N-acetyltransferase, producing MANYVFLHQQNPTPSDVLPFYEPGFFFNEYAHLRQQAENFILLSAVNQETQQTEARCAFFIQADEACSPAAAPFGSIEFSETLPDAVLDKFLFELTAAARNEGVKKLRIVSYPHCYAQQQAARLMNRLSAHNFVQQSAHPTYYLPIGRHSFDDRIVPAECRRLQRCRRTGLQFNQWASTDVAEVVDFIQETRQQKGYPMAVSSRRVTKLCQQFPDQFVAFAVTDGPRLAAVTITVRVRHDILYNFLPASHPDYQTLSPMVMLIDGLFDYCKKTAIRLLDLGVSLDANKQPKPGLIRFKRNLGAQESPKQVFEKIL from the coding sequence ATGGCCAACTATGTCTTTTTACATCAACAAAACCCAACTCCGTCCGACGTTCTCCCATTTTACGAACCTGGATTTTTCTTTAATGAGTATGCCCATCTGCGGCAGCAGGCTGAAAATTTTATTCTACTCTCGGCTGTAAACCAGGAAACTCAGCAAACCGAGGCCCGCTGTGCTTTTTTTATCCAGGCTGATGAAGCCTGTAGTCCGGCGGCTGCACCTTTTGGTTCCATCGAATTTTCGGAAACGTTGCCCGATGCGGTTCTGGATAAGTTCCTCTTCGAATTAACAGCAGCCGCCCGCAATGAAGGCGTAAAAAAACTACGAATCGTCAGTTATCCACATTGTTATGCACAGCAACAGGCAGCGCGGCTAATGAACCGGCTTTCCGCCCACAATTTTGTGCAACAATCCGCTCATCCTACCTATTATTTACCCATCGGTCGTCATTCCTTTGACGACCGGATTGTTCCAGCCGAGTGCCGACGGCTGCAACGATGTCGGCGAACTGGCCTCCAGTTTAACCAGTGGGCATCGACAGACGTAGCTGAAGTTGTGGATTTCATTCAGGAAACCCGGCAGCAGAAAGGGTATCCAATGGCCGTCAGCAGTCGTCGCGTGACTAAGTTGTGTCAGCAGTTTCCTGATCAATTCGTGGCCTTTGCAGTAACTGACGGGCCACGGCTAGCGGCAGTGACGATAACTGTACGCGTCCGGCACGACATTTTATATAATTTTCTGCCCGCATCGCACCCCGATTATCAGACGCTTAGCCCCATGGTGATGCTCATCGATGGGCTTTTCGATTATTGCAAGAAAACGGCGATACGGCTACTCGATTTGGGCGTGTCGCTCGATGCCAATAAACAACCAAAACCTGGTCTGATACGATTCAAGCGCAATCTGGGTGCGCAGGAGTCACCAAAGCAGGTATTTGAAAAGATATTATGA
- the pseI gene encoding pseudaminic acid synthase translates to MSSNQPIQVAQYTISPAHRPFVIAEMSGNHNQSLERALEIVDAVADAGAHALKLQTYTPDTITFNGASEEFYIRDTKSLWADKNLYKLYAEAYTPWEWHKPIFDHAQKRGMIAFSSPFDTTAVDFLESLDVPLYKIASFENTDHILLKKVARTGKPVIMSTGVASVADLDESVKILRQNGCKDLILLKCTSTYPATPETTNLQTIPHMRQLFDVPVGLSDHTMGIGAAVAAVALGAVVLEKHVTLRRADGGVDSAFSLEPDELKNLVIETERAHLAMGQVSYTLTPKEAKSLQFKRSLYIVQPMKAGERFTPDNVRSIRPANGLHTRYYDDILGKTATTNIPAGTALTWNLIKSERVKE, encoded by the coding sequence ATGAGTAGTAACCAACCGATTCAGGTTGCCCAATATACCATCAGCCCAGCGCATCGGCCGTTTGTGATTGCCGAGATGTCGGGCAACCACAACCAGTCGCTGGAACGCGCGCTGGAAATTGTCGACGCCGTGGCCGATGCCGGGGCGCACGCGCTCAAACTCCAAACCTACACCCCCGATACTATTACGTTTAACGGGGCATCGGAGGAGTTTTACATTCGCGACACTAAGTCGCTTTGGGCCGACAAAAATCTGTACAAACTCTACGCCGAAGCGTACACGCCCTGGGAATGGCACAAACCTATATTTGACCATGCGCAAAAGCGCGGCATGATTGCGTTCAGCTCGCCCTTCGACACTACTGCTGTTGATTTCTTAGAGTCGCTCGATGTGCCGCTGTATAAGATTGCGTCCTTCGAGAATACGGATCATATTCTGCTTAAGAAAGTGGCTCGTACTGGCAAACCAGTCATTATGAGTACCGGGGTTGCTTCCGTTGCCGACCTTGATGAATCCGTTAAAATTTTGCGGCAAAACGGGTGTAAAGACCTGATCTTACTCAAATGCACCAGCACCTACCCCGCTACGCCCGAAACCACCAATTTACAGACCATTCCACACATGCGGCAATTGTTCGATGTGCCCGTGGGTTTGTCTGATCACACCATGGGCATCGGGGCAGCTGTGGCGGCTGTAGCGTTGGGCGCTGTCGTTTTGGAAAAGCACGTAACGCTGCGCCGGGCCGATGGAGGTGTCGACTCTGCCTTCTCTCTGGAGCCGGACGAGCTGAAAAACCTCGTCATCGAAACCGAACGGGCACATCTGGCAATGGGGCAGGTTAGCTATACGCTTACCCCCAAAGAAGCGAAGAGTTTGCAGTTCAAACGGTCACTATATATCGTGCAACCGATGAAGGCGGGTGAGCGGTTCACCCCCGACAATGTCCGCAGCATACGCCCGGCCAATGGCCTGCACACCCGCTACTACGACGACATCCTTGGCAAAACTGCCACCACCAACATTCCCGCAGGCACAGCACTGACGTGGAATTTAATAAAGAGCGAAAGAGTGAAAGAGTGA
- a CDS encoding GNAT family N-acetyltransferase — MLTYRIAQPADARLYFDWANDPDTRRQSFHSAPISLETHTSWFSRKVVDPNALLLVFTDETKQPVGQVRFERTPVADMPDEIIIGLSVDAHYRGKGLSVQLITEGCRVCRNQWGAVTIHAYIKPANQASVRAFERAGFRLSGESGKFDVSNLTNPGGAASGRDKPCLLYVNSQ, encoded by the coding sequence ATGCTCACTTACCGAATTGCCCAACCTGCTGATGCCCGACTTTATTTTGATTGGGCAAACGACCCTGATACCCGTCGGCAGTCGTTCCATTCTGCTCCTATTTCGCTGGAAACGCATACGTCCTGGTTTTCGCGCAAAGTAGTCGACCCAAATGCGTTGCTGCTCGTCTTCACGGATGAAACAAAGCAGCCCGTTGGTCAGGTACGTTTTGAGCGCACACCCGTTGCCGATATGCCCGATGAAATCATCATCGGCCTATCGGTCGATGCCCATTATCGGGGAAAAGGGCTATCCGTTCAACTCATTACGGAAGGGTGTCGCGTGTGCCGGAACCAGTGGGGAGCTGTGACGATTCATGCCTACATCAAACCTGCAAATCAGGCATCGGTGCGGGCCTTCGAACGGGCTGGTTTCAGATTGTCGGGGGAAAGCGGTAAATTTGACGTTTCCAACCTGACCAATCCAGGCGGGGCCGCGTCAGGCCGGGATAAGCCGTGTTTGCTTTACGTAAATAGTCAATGA
- the pseB gene encoding UDP-N-acetylglucosamine 4,6-dehydratase (inverting), with the protein MLDLSNKSILITGGTGSFGKKFVEMMYQRHPNLKRLVIYSRDELKQFEMSQHYPQSKYKSIRFFIGDVRDGERLKRACEGVDIIVHAAALKQVPAAEYNPMECIKTNVFGAENVINAALDNGVQRVVALSTDKAAAPINLYGATKLCSDKLFVAANNMKGSRDLRFSVVRYGNVIGSRGSVVPFFLEKRKDGVLPITHPDMTRFNISLEEGVEMVFHALEHAWGGEIFVPKIPSYRITDVAMAIGPNCEQKLVGIRPGEKLHEEMITETDSLNTVETDKYYVITPSTPTWSVDDYMKAFNGRQVDMGFKYNSGTNTEWLNVDQLREQIREHVDPAFSV; encoded by the coding sequence ATGCTTGATCTCAGCAATAAATCCATTCTAATCACCGGTGGTACCGGCTCTTTCGGCAAGAAGTTCGTAGAGATGATGTACCAACGTCACCCGAACCTCAAACGCCTGGTTATCTACTCCCGCGATGAACTGAAGCAGTTTGAGATGTCGCAGCATTACCCACAGTCGAAATACAAGTCCATTCGGTTCTTTATTGGCGATGTGCGGGATGGCGAGCGGCTTAAGCGCGCTTGCGAAGGCGTCGACATCATTGTGCACGCAGCCGCGCTGAAGCAGGTCCCCGCAGCCGAATACAACCCAATGGAGTGCATCAAAACCAACGTTTTCGGAGCCGAAAATGTCATCAACGCGGCCCTGGATAATGGCGTACAACGGGTTGTGGCTCTTTCGACGGACAAAGCTGCTGCACCGATTAACCTATACGGAGCGACCAAACTTTGCTCCGACAAGTTATTTGTAGCCGCCAATAACATGAAAGGTAGCCGCGATTTGCGGTTCTCGGTTGTTCGGTATGGCAACGTCATTGGGTCGCGGGGCTCGGTCGTGCCCTTCTTCCTCGAAAAACGCAAAGACGGCGTCCTGCCGATTACGCACCCCGACATGACACGCTTCAACATTTCTCTTGAAGAAGGGGTTGAAATGGTCTTTCACGCGCTCGAACACGCCTGGGGCGGTGAGATTTTTGTTCCCAAAATACCCTCCTATCGCATCACCGATGTCGCTATGGCCATTGGTCCCAACTGCGAACAGAAACTAGTTGGGATTCGCCCAGGCGAGAAACTTCACGAGGAAATGATTACCGAAACGGACTCGCTCAACACCGTCGAGACGGATAAATACTACGTTATCACGCCCTCGACACCTACTTGGAGCGTTGACGATTACATGAAAGCCTTCAACGGGCGTCAGGTCGATATGGGCTTTAAATATAATTCCGGCACCAACACCGAATGGCTCAACGTAGACCAACTCCGGGAGCAAATCCGGGAACATGTCGACCCAGCCTTTTCGGTTTAA
- the pseC gene encoding UDP-4-amino-4,6-dideoxy-N-acetyl-beta-L-altrosamine transaminase: protein MNQPIPYGRQHITDEDIAAVADVLRGPFLTQGPHIGAFESAFAKYIGCHYAVAVANGTAALHLCCMALGVTEGTRVITTPITFSASANCVRYCGGEVFFADVDPATALLDIHAVRALLEQHPKGYFSGIIPVDFAGYPVDMAAFRELADEYDLWLLEDSCHSPGGSFTDSQGVAHRCGDGSLADLAIFSFHPVKHIAAGEGGMITSNDEALYKHLLRLRTHGITNKPAEFTEPYPGEPERGGWYMELQELGYNYRLTDMQAALGNSQLTRVDAMLARRQEIARRYDDAFAGTAVDIIVPPTDVVHAYHLYVIQIDDRKGLYDFLRTRNIMAQVHYIPVHLMPYYQQFGWKPGDFPNAERYYARCLSLPMFPTLTDDEQAYVIESVKEFVGA, encoded by the coding sequence ATGAATCAACCCATCCCCTACGGTCGTCAACACATTACGGACGAAGATATTGCCGCCGTTGCTGACGTACTGCGCGGTCCATTTCTGACCCAGGGCCCACATATCGGTGCGTTTGAGAGCGCCTTTGCCAAGTACATTGGCTGTCACTATGCGGTAGCCGTAGCCAATGGTACGGCCGCCCTACACCTGTGTTGCATGGCGTTGGGCGTAACGGAAGGCACACGGGTGATCACCACACCCATCACCTTCTCGGCCTCGGCCAACTGTGTTCGGTACTGTGGCGGAGAGGTGTTCTTTGCCGACGTTGACCCCGCAACCGCTTTACTCGACATACATGCCGTTCGTGCGTTGCTCGAACAGCATCCAAAAGGCTACTTCTCGGGCATCATCCCGGTTGATTTCGCTGGTTATCCGGTCGATATGGCCGCTTTCCGTGAACTGGCCGATGAATATGATTTATGGCTGCTGGAAGACAGTTGCCACTCGCCGGGCGGCTCGTTTACCGATAGCCAGGGCGTAGCGCACCGTTGTGGCGATGGGTCGTTGGCGGATCTTGCCATTTTCAGTTTTCACCCGGTTAAGCACATTGCGGCTGGCGAAGGAGGCATGATTACCAGCAACGACGAAGCCTTGTACAAACACTTGCTCCGACTCAGAACCCACGGCATCACCAACAAGCCAGCCGAGTTTACGGAACCCTATCCGGGTGAACCGGAGCGCGGTGGCTGGTACATGGAATTGCAGGAATTGGGGTATAATTACCGCCTGACTGATATGCAGGCGGCTTTGGGAAATAGCCAGTTAACCCGCGTCGACGCGATGCTAGCCCGTCGGCAGGAAATTGCCCGACGATATGACGATGCCTTTGCGGGAACCGCTGTAGACATCATTGTGCCGCCCACGGATGTCGTTCATGCGTATCACCTGTACGTGATTCAGATCGACGACCGGAAAGGGCTGTACGACTTCCTGAGAACCCGAAACATCATGGCGCAGGTGCATTACATTCCCGTTCATTTGATGCCTTACTACCAACAGTTCGGCTGGAAACCCGGCGATTTCCCGAACGCCGAGCGGTACTACGCCCGTTGCCTGAGCCTGCCCATGTTTCCGACCCTTACGGATGATGAACAAGCTTACGTGATCGAGTCGGTTAAGGAATTTGTGGGCGCATGA
- the pseG gene encoding UDP-2,4-diacetamido-2,4,6-trideoxy-beta-L-altropyranose hydrolase: protein MTQLLFRADGNAQIGLGHVMRCLALADMLTGHYTMRFALVKPAANVNAMIEQAGLSVILLPESGQQDAFLAHIAPTDIVVLDGYSFDEPFQQSVRSRAKKLVFIDDLATGHQLADVLINHAGGITAAEYDASPDTQFCLGPHYALLRPAFLNPAGFGPVPADGPIFVSLGGADPQNISQTVLEAIWQVDSTLPVHLVLGPFHPNRAAIDAFQHQLPNLTILQNLTAQQMVEELTACRLAITACSTIAYEVCAINRPLITVVTADNQARLAQFLSEEKLALSVNFPSLLTRLTPVIALDQMLKLAIQSFEFSPEIVADSLANQRRFFDGRSPERFRELFQTLR from the coding sequence ATGACACAACTTCTTTTCCGGGCAGACGGAAACGCGCAGATCGGCCTGGGCCACGTTATGCGCTGCCTGGCGCTGGCCGATATGCTGACAGGACATTACACCATGCGGTTTGCCCTTGTTAAGCCAGCCGCCAATGTTAACGCTATGATCGAGCAAGCGGGGCTGTCCGTCATTCTCCTTCCTGAAAGCGGGCAGCAGGACGCTTTTTTAGCACACATTGCCCCTACTGACATTGTTGTGCTGGATGGCTATTCGTTCGATGAACCGTTTCAGCAGTCCGTGCGCTCCCGGGCAAAGAAGCTGGTTTTTATTGACGACTTGGCAACCGGCCATCAGCTTGCCGATGTATTAATTAATCACGCGGGTGGCATTACGGCTGCCGAGTATGATGCCTCGCCGGATACGCAGTTTTGCCTGGGACCACACTATGCCCTGCTCCGACCCGCGTTTCTGAACCCGGCAGGTTTCGGGCCAGTACCAGCCGACGGCCCCATCTTCGTCAGTCTGGGCGGTGCCGACCCGCAAAACATATCCCAAACGGTACTGGAGGCTATTTGGCAGGTTGACTCAACACTGCCCGTTCATCTTGTTCTAGGGCCCTTTCATCCAAATCGGGCCGCTATCGACGCGTTTCAACACCAGCTTCCGAACCTAACGATTCTGCAAAATCTGACAGCTCAACAAATGGTTGAGGAATTGACGGCCTGCCGTTTAGCCATCACGGCCTGCAGCACGATAGCCTACGAAGTGTGTGCCATCAACCGGCCCCTCATCACCGTCGTGACGGCCGATAACCAAGCACGGCTGGCACAGTTTTTATCCGAAGAAAAACTAGCCTTATCTGTTAATTTCCCGTCGTTATTGACGCGTTTGACGCCAGTTATTGCCCTGGATCAGATGCTGAAGCTCGCGATTCAATCCTTTGAGTTCTCGCCCGAAATCGTGGCCGACTCGTTAGCCAATCAACGCCGTTTTTTTGATGGCCGCTCGCCCGAACGATTCCGGGAGCTATTCCAAACTTTACGTTAA
- a CDS encoding carbamoyltransferase family protein, with translation MTILGISAFYHDSAAAIIEDGRIIAAAQEERFTRKKHDPGFPAEAIKYCLQYSGADLNKLDAIVFYDKPLLKFERLLETYYAFAPQGLRSFLMSIPVWLKEKLFLKRLIRQELEKLGYDPSRKVKLLFPEHHLSHGASAFYPSPYERAAILTIDGVGEWATASIGLGEGKNISILKEMRFPHSLGLLYSAFTYFLGFRVNSGEYKLMGLAPYGDPNSPDVARYMAIIKDKLADLKPDGSVWLNQEYFDYATGLKMVNEAKWAELFGFPKRQPEDELLPQHCNLGLAIQYLTEEVVLNMGKEAKRLTNADALVLAGGVALNCVSNGKLQASGLFKDIFIQPAAGDAGGALGAALAAYHIYFGKERIVTTERDAMRGSYLGPTFSDLDVELMAKKYKAVATHYTNFSDLTQDAAKLLAEGNVLGWVQGQMEFGPRALGGRSILGDPRNAEMQKKLNLKIKYRESFRPFAPSVLAEDCAEYFDYDGISPYMLLVHPVAQKRRTPVPADYASFPLREKLYYQRSDLPSITHIDYSARIQTVHKDTNPRYYELIDSFKKLTGYGVIVNTSFNVRGEPIVCTPDDAYRCFMRTEMDYLAVGNYLFDKRKQPEWQEKDNWKEEFVLD, from the coding sequence ATGACCATATTAGGCATTTCTGCTTTTTACCACGATTCAGCAGCCGCAATAATTGAAGACGGACGTATCATTGCCGCTGCTCAGGAAGAGCGGTTTACCCGTAAAAAGCATGATCCCGGTTTCCCGGCTGAAGCCATTAAATATTGTCTCCAGTATAGTGGAGCAGACCTCAATAAGTTAGATGCTATTGTCTTTTACGACAAGCCATTGCTCAAATTCGAGCGGTTGCTCGAAACGTATTATGCGTTTGCTCCTCAGGGATTACGGTCCTTTTTGATGTCGATTCCGGTCTGGCTTAAAGAAAAGCTGTTCCTGAAGCGGCTGATCCGACAGGAGTTGGAGAAACTGGGTTATGACCCATCCCGTAAAGTAAAACTGCTTTTCCCCGAACACCATCTCTCGCATGGTGCCAGTGCCTTTTATCCGTCGCCTTACGAGCGGGCGGCCATCCTGACCATCGACGGTGTAGGCGAATGGGCAACAGCCTCAATTGGTTTAGGCGAAGGCAAAAATATTTCCATTCTCAAGGAAATGCGGTTCCCGCATTCACTGGGCCTTTTGTATTCTGCCTTCACCTATTTTCTGGGCTTCCGGGTCAACTCCGGCGAATATAAGCTGATGGGACTGGCTCCCTATGGCGATCCAAATTCGCCTGACGTAGCCCGTTACATGGCCATTATCAAAGACAAACTGGCCGACCTTAAACCCGACGGCTCTGTCTGGCTGAATCAGGAATACTTTGATTACGCCACCGGCCTGAAAATGGTCAATGAAGCTAAATGGGCCGAGTTGTTTGGTTTTCCCAAACGTCAGCCAGAAGACGAATTATTACCTCAGCATTGTAACCTGGGTTTGGCCATTCAGTATTTAACCGAAGAGGTGGTGCTGAATATGGGCAAAGAGGCCAAGCGCCTGACCAATGCCGATGCGCTGGTACTGGCCGGCGGGGTTGCTCTCAACTGCGTATCGAACGGAAAGCTACAGGCATCGGGTCTGTTCAAGGATATTTTCATTCAGCCGGCCGCTGGTGATGCCGGGGGCGCGTTGGGTGCCGCACTCGCTGCCTACCATATCTATTTTGGCAAGGAGCGGATTGTCACAACCGAACGGGATGCCATGCGGGGCTCTTATCTGGGGCCAACCTTCTCTGACCTGGATGTGGAGCTGATGGCTAAAAAATACAAAGCTGTTGCTACGCATTACACCAACTTCTCGGACTTGACCCAGGATGCCGCCAAACTGCTGGCTGAAGGAAATGTGCTGGGCTGGGTTCAGGGACAAATGGAGTTTGGACCACGGGCTCTGGGCGGCCGTAGCATTCTGGGCGACCCGCGCAACGCCGAAATGCAGAAGAAACTGAACCTCAAAATTAAGTACCGCGAATCGTTCCGGCCCTTTGCGCCGTCGGTATTAGCAGAGGATTGCGCCGAGTATTTCGACTACGATGGCATCTCGCCGTATATGCTACTCGTTCATCCGGTTGCGCAGAAGCGTCGGACACCGGTACCGGCCGATTACGCCAGCTTCCCCCTGCGTGAAAAACTTTACTACCAGCGGTCAGATTTACCCTCCATTACGCACATCGATTATTCGGCTCGTATTCAGACTGTCCATAAAGATACCAATCCCCGGTATTACGAATTGATCGATTCATTTAAGAAATTAACGGGATATGGCGTCATCGTCAATACTAGCTTCAACGTGCGTGGTGAACCAATTGTCTGTACGCCCGACGATGCCTATCGCTGTTTTATGCGTACCGAAATGGATTATCTGGCTGTCGGTAATTACCTCTTCGATAAACGCAAACAGCCCGAATGGCAGGAAAAAGATAACTGGAAAGAAGAATTTGTTTTAGACTAA
- a CDS encoding Ppx/GppA phosphatase family protein, translating into MKLAAIDIGSNAARLQISTVLHNDDLVSFKRVEYVRFPLRLGHDVFNYGSLTPESEARTTKLMQAYKLLMELHEVEGYMACATSAMRESSNGQEVAKRIEEVTGIKIHIIDGRKEAELINDVVVHALDDRQYLHIDVGGGSTELNVYLNREKINSKSFKIGSVRLLEGKEHKGAWRKIEDWVEDNIDSFQEVTAVGTGGNISKLFNLASKISETETTRSEIERIRDFIAGFSQEDRINKLRLNADRADVIVPAADIYISVMKWAGANKIIVPDLGLKDGIIQQVYAQVKKRK; encoded by the coding sequence TTGAAACTAGCAGCTATTGATATCGGCTCAAACGCAGCTCGTCTGCAAATCTCGACGGTATTGCACAACGATGACCTGGTTAGCTTTAAACGGGTTGAATACGTACGGTTCCCCCTTCGGCTCGGTCACGACGTATTTAATTACGGATCTCTGACACCCGAAAGTGAAGCACGGACAACCAAACTCATGCAGGCCTATAAGCTTCTTATGGAACTGCACGAGGTTGAAGGCTATATGGCCTGTGCTACCTCAGCCATGCGGGAATCGTCTAACGGGCAGGAGGTCGCCAAACGAATTGAAGAAGTAACGGGCATCAAAATTCATATAATTGACGGCCGCAAAGAAGCCGAGTTGATTAATGACGTCGTTGTACATGCACTCGACGACCGGCAATACTTACACATTGACGTTGGTGGCGGCAGCACCGAGTTGAACGTATACCTAAACCGGGAAAAGATCAATTCTAAATCCTTCAAAATCGGGTCAGTGCGCTTACTGGAGGGCAAGGAACACAAAGGAGCCTGGCGAAAAATTGAAGATTGGGTCGAAGACAATATCGATTCTTTTCAGGAGGTAACCGCCGTTGGTACGGGTGGCAACATCAGCAAGCTGTTCAACCTGGCCTCTAAAATTTCGGAAACCGAAACTACCCGGTCTGAAATCGAGCGCATCCGTGATTTCATTGCGGGCTTTAGCCAGGAGGACCGCATCAACAAACTTCGCCTGAACGCCGACCGAGCCGATGTGATCGTGCCAGCCGCTGATATTTACATCTCTGTCATGAAGTGGGCGGGCGCTAACAAGATTATTGTTCCTGATCTGGGCCTGAAAGATGGCATTATTCAACAGGTCTACGCGCAGGTGAAGAAACGAAAGTAG
- the pseF gene encoding pseudaminic acid cytidylyltransferase, with translation MSSIAIITARGGSKRLPRKNIRPFLGKPILAYGIDAALQSGLFDEVMVSTDDDEIADIARQYGASIPFLRNFETADDYATTAQVLDEVLAQYARQGQVFDYACCLYPTAPFVTADLLQKAFTTLTEKQFDTVYPVQPFSFPIQRAVFLRDDKVQWYQPEHALTRSQDLEPAYHDAGQFYFFRVMSFQKNQRLITNNSGGIVISEMQAQDIDTETDWQLAELKFNLLTSQ, from the coding sequence ATGAGTAGCATAGCGATCATCACGGCGCGGGGCGGCAGCAAACGCCTTCCCCGGAAAAATATTCGCCCGTTTCTGGGTAAGCCTATTCTGGCTTACGGCATTGACGCAGCCTTGCAGTCGGGCCTGTTCGATGAGGTCATGGTGTCTACTGACGACGACGAAATTGCCGATATTGCCCGGCAATATGGTGCATCGATTCCGTTTCTCAGAAACTTCGAAACAGCTGATGATTATGCCACTACGGCTCAGGTTCTTGATGAGGTTTTAGCCCAATATGCCCGGCAAGGACAGGTGTTCGACTATGCCTGCTGCCTCTACCCTACCGCTCCGTTCGTCACTGCCGACCTTTTACAAAAGGCATTCACGACCCTTACCGAAAAACAGTTCGATACGGTTTATCCAGTCCAGCCGTTTAGTTTTCCCATTCAGCGAGCCGTATTCCTGCGCGACGACAAGGTGCAGTGGTATCAGCCCGAACATGCGCTCACTCGCTCGCAGGATCTAGAACCCGCGTATCACGACGCCGGGCAGTTTTACTTTTTTCGGGTAATGTCATTTCAGAAAAATCAGCGCTTGATTACCAATAACTCGGGGGGCATTGTTATTTCCGAGATGCAGGCGCAGGACATTGATACGGAAACAGATTGGCAGCTAGCCGAGTTGAAGTTTAACCTACTGACCAGTCAATGA